A single window of Nicotiana sylvestris chromosome 3, ASM39365v2, whole genome shotgun sequence DNA harbors:
- the LOC138888380 gene encoding uncharacterized protein yields MEGVNMLVNKRRQRGQQNQGNSDQYGQNSGGFQGDRYDEQNEEVQYVNNYQGQRGNSSNQQQWRPQGSWGNQQQQGNSNWGNNNQSANWGNQKNNQGNWNGNNNNWGRNNNQGGWNNSNQGNRGQGFPRPPMYQQSNNPPLFPYQGPSSSKNEIGKIEMMFEEMIKNNADSNAQLASHNTSIKNLEVQLGQISQSLNTRPKGALPSDTVVNPKGGNNSRHVMANVIDENVNEEVRIDIQDAEVETQNDMNLSREHVIDMPKRIVPKAKAPLPRTPPPYPQRLAKQKNENRFKKFIDMMKRLSINVSLV; encoded by the exons atggagggtgtcaacatgctagtgaacaaaagaagacaaagaggccaacaaaaccaagggaattcagaTCAATATGGCCAAAATAGTGGTGGGTTCCAAGGTGATAGGTATGAtgagcagaatgaagaagtgcaatacgtgaacaattatcaaggccaaagaggcaattcttccaaccaacaacaatggaggccCCAAGGCagttggggaaatcaacaacaacaagggaatagtaattggggaaacaacaaccaaagcgcaaattggggcaatcaaaagaataatcagggtaattggaatggcaataacaacaattggggtagaaACAACAATCAGGGCGGTTGGAACAATAGcaaccaaggaaatcgggggcaaggctttccaaggcccccaatgtatcaacaatcgaacaatccacccttatttccataccaaggtcctagttcttccaaaaatgaaatagggaaaattgaaatgatgtttgaagaGATGATAAAAAATAATGCTGACTCTAATGcccagttggcttcccacaatacttcaatcaaaaacttagaggttcaattaggccaaatctcacaatccttgaatactcgccctaaaggggctctacctagtgatacggtagtcaacccgaagggtgggaacaattctAGGCATGTAATGGCG aatgtgattgatgagaacgtgaatgaggaagtgaggattgatatccaagatgccgaggtggaaactcagaatgacATGAACctatctagggaacacgtaatagacatgccgaaaaggattgtgcctaaagccaaggcccCTTTGCCAAggacacctccaccttatcctcaaaggcttgcgaagcagaaaaatgagaaccggtttaagaaatttattgacatgatgaagagattATCAATTAATGTGTCGTTGGTGTAA
- the LOC104229031 gene encoding protein LATERAL ORGAN BOUNDARIES-like: MASSSSSYNSPCAACKFLRRKCLPGCIFAPYFPPEEPQKFINVHKIFGASNVTKLLNELLPHQREDAVNSLAYEAEARVRDPVYGCVGAISFLQRQVERLQKELDAANADLIRYACNEYTPPPPLPGTQGINMAGFRQRPVEFSRGFHQTPNFPIPYSIPNNWNDQNSSAGNIHGGGGGGGGSSI; encoded by the coding sequence ATGGCTTCATCCAGCAGCTCATACAACTCCCCTTGTGCAGCATGCAAATTCCTAAGGAGAAAATGTCTACCTGGCTGCATTTTTGCACCTTACTTCCCACCCGAGGAGCCTCAAAAGTTCATTAACGTCCACAAAATCTTCGGCGCAAGCAATGTCACTAAGCTTCTCAATGAGCTCTTGCCTCACCAGAGAGAGGACGCTGTCAACTCTTTAGCCTACGAAGCCGAAGCAAGAGTAAGAGATCCCGTTTATGGCTGCGTTGGGGCCATCTCTTTCCTTCAACGCCAAGTTGAGCGCCTGCAAAAGGAACTCGACGCTGCTAACGCCGATTTGATTCGCTATGCTTGCAATGAGTACACACCCCCGCCGCCTTTACCTGGAACACAAGGAATTAACATGGCTGGTTTTCGCCAAAGGCCGGTTGAGTTTAGTAGAGGTTTTCATCAAACACCTAATTTTCCTATCCCATATTCTATCCCTAATAATTGGAATGATCAAAACTCTTCTGCTGGAAATATccatggaggaggaggaggaggaggaggatcaAGTATTTGA